A segment of the Aromatoleum aromaticum EbN1 genome:
GACGGCATCCCCCGCGCACTTCTTGGTGAAGCTGGCACGTGCAGCGCCCGCGAGTTTCTTCTCGGTCGCCGCGACTTCGCAGGCCGCTTGTGCGTCCCGCGAACACTTCTTCATGAAGCTCGCTTTGGCGGCGCCTGACAGCTTCTTCTCGGCAGATCGAGCGCTGCACGAGCCTTCTTCCGCATGGGTTGCGACACTGACGAGTGCCATCAGAAGAGCCAGAATCAACGCGCGCATTTATATCTCCGCAGGGGGCTCGATCACGCCGATCGCGCAGCCAAGGTACCCCATCATCATGACGTCTTCAAGTTGAATTCTCCTGCGATACACTCAGATCGCGATGCCGCAGAACACTTAGCCCCTTTGTAGGCGGCACCTCTCGTCGACGCTGCGGTCGTCCAGCCGATGCGCGCCCCGCCGACGACCCGGGTCCTGCCACGAACGACCTCGCCGCGCCAAAGCGACCACGGAGCTTGACGCTAACAGCGGCCAGTGGGGTATGGTGGCGCCCCCGCCCAAGACTGACTCACGAAAACGTATGCGAACGCGTTCCGTCGTTGCCCTAGCCGCCCTGCTGCTGACAACCACTAATTATGCCGCTGGCAACGGCTTTCGCAGTTGCCCGGACGCTTTCCCGGGCCCCCCTCCGGTCATCAAGCGGTCCGCGGATTGGAAGCTGCGCGAACTGTGCTACGACGCGTTCGCACTTCTGCATTCAGGCAAGACCCGCACGCCGCTGTTCGTGGTTGAGAAGCTCACCCGCGCAAGCTTGGCTGACGCGGACGACGAGGAACGGACCAATCGGTTCTTCGCCGACGCCCGCCTGCCCAGATTAGAGCGCGCGCACCTCGAGGATTACTACCGGTCGGGCTTTGACCATGGTCACATGGCACCGGCGGCGGACATGCCAACCGCTCAAGCGATGGCGCAGAGTTTTTCGTTGGCGAACGTGGTTCCCCAGGCGCCGAACAACAACAGGCGGGTTTGGGCCAAAGTCGAGCGGGATACCCGCGCCTACGTGAAGCGCAGCGGATCGACCGTTCACGTATTCACAGGCCCGGCATGGCAAGGGCACCGAGCCACCATTGGCTCCAGTCCCGTCGCGGTACCGACCCATGTGTACAAGCTCGTGTATGACGCTACCAAGAACCGCGCGTGGGCGCACTGGCTGCCCAACACTGATGAAGCTCGCCTGGGCAGGCCCATCTCGTACGAGGCGTTGACGCAGCACCTGGGGTTTGAGCTGTTGCCGGGGAAGCGCCCTTCCCCCTAAACCCGGTGGTCGTGCGGCGGGAAGCTACGATCAGGAATGGCGGCTGTCGAGTAATGGTGAATGGGTGCTTCCGACCCAAAGCAGTCATTGGAACCCGAGGAAAGCTGTCGTTCAACGTTTGAGATATCGTGCGCGTTCGCCTTTCGCTATTGGGACGTAGCCTCAGCCTTCAACCGCTCTATGAACATACGAGCAGCACGAAGTCGTCCTTGCTTGAACTCGGCGTAGCCTTTATCCTGGTCGTCATCTAAAGTCGCTATCCAATTTTCAATGCCGGCAACCAACAAAGACGCGAAATGAACCACGGTTAAGTCGTCAACGCTGTGCTCAAGCTCGCCGGTTGCTACCGCCTCACAGTACCAAACACCATATAGACGAATATTGAGATCGCGAACCTCGCCATAATTGTCACGTGCGGCTTCAAAGAACTGGTTCCAGTACTTCTTGGCAGTGTCTGTCTGTTTTCTCTCTGCGAATATTCCAGCGATAACAGCCAGATCTGACCACGTGCCGAGATCCACAGATCGTAGATAGATGCTCAACGCCATTTCGAGGTCTTGCTTCACCCCACCGCTACCCCAGCGATACATGCTACCTGCGGCCGAACATGCCGCCGCATGTCCGAGGGCTGCGGCCTGTTCAAAACATTTGACGGCTTTTCCCGTGTCCGGCAGCGTTGTGTCGGTGCCATTCATATACGCGAACCCCAAGTCATACAGATCTTCCGCCAACTGCTCAGAGGATTGAGTTGATATTTGGCGGGCGTCCTCGCCGTCGCCTGCAGTGATAGGGATGAGCTTGGCGGCCTGGGCGACGATTTGAACTACGACGTGTAGAGGTGCATTGAAGAACTCGCGATTCTGTGCGTGGCGATACCCGCCTCTCTCGAGTTCGCTATGCACCCAGGCTTCAGCGCTGTGACAGTCTGCAACCGGCTGCTGAAATGCAAGAGAGAAGGGCTGCGGCACTCCAGTTGGGGAGGACAGCTCGGCAACACGAATATCTGGCTCTCTTGTCGTCTTTCCGACCTTGGTAAGGCCAGGCATCGTCGGGTTGGTCAAAACGTATAGAAATCCTTTGGCCACTGGAAGCTCCGTTCGAACTACGTAGTAGGGACTGTATTCGCGATGCCTAACGATTAAGGTTAGATCGTGGCTCGCTTCGCGCTCACGATCTAACCTTAATCGTTAGAGTTCGGGCTACCAATACGACTCCCGTTTGTCAGTCCGGCAAGTGTTGGTGGTTCCTTCGAGCAGATGCGGATGTACGTGGAGATAATCCCACGCGAAGTCGCTGATGTTGTGTGCGAACCCCTCGAGAGCATTACCCACCGAGGCAGACAAGTGAATGATTCCGTTAGCTTTGAGCCCTTGCACGACGCCATCGTCAATGCGGAGCGTGTTTGCGCGAGTATTCGCGGCGAGGTAGGATCGCAAAATCTGCTTTTCATCTTCGGTTAGACATTGCAATCGCTCTGCTACGCGCCGATAACGGTGCCTCCTGAGCCACCGCTGCTTGACGAGTGCGATTCCATCGCCGGCCACGGAAACAGCAAACAGAGCGCCAGTAACAACGAGGGTGAGCCCAAGCATCGGGCGGTTGTCCTGTGCAAACTCAAATACCCCGATGAACTTGAGAAACACCTCGCTGGAAAAAAGAAGAACGGCGGCCATGACGCCGAGTGCTATGAGATAGCGTGGTGCGAGCTTCAGGAACTCAAGAAACGTCTTGGCAGCTTCAGCGATCATATTGAGAGGTCCAACTCAAAAAAACCGGATTAGGTATCGCTCTGTTCTATAGGAGCTTTTGTGTGTATATCGATTTATACACGGACTTAAACCCATCTCGTTATACACAACTCCGCACCGCCGGCACGCCGATCTGAATAATCGTTGACCTTCAAGGACTTACACGAAGTGCTTGTAAACCCATATAAAAACGCGTCTACTTTTGCAATTTGGGTGACCTGTTGGCGACGAAGAGCTGGGTGGTGGAGGAGTTTGCGGGGATGGCGCTGGGCGACGAGAGACTGAACAAGCGGGCGAAGGTGCTGATGGAGCGGTTGTCGGCGAAGCCGACGGCGGGCATTCCGATGGCGTGCCGGGGCTGGGGCGAGACGGTTGCCGCGTACCGCTTCCTGGGCAACGACGAGGTCGACTGGCAGGCGATCCTGGCGCCGCATTGGGAGCGCACCCGCAGCCGCATGCGTGCCCATCCGGTGGTGTTGTGCCTGCAGGACACGACCGAGCTGGACTTCAACGGGCAGGGCATCGCGGGTCTGGGGCGGCTGAACTACGAGGCGCGCCGCGGCATGTACCTGCACCCGACCTATGCGGTGACGCCCGAGCGCGAACCGCTGGGCGTGCTCGATGCGTGGATGTGGGCGCGCGAGGATGTCGATGAACCAGGCGAGCGCACCAGCATCAAGGAGAGCGCGCGCTGGCCCGAAGGCTACGAGCGGGTCGCGGAGTTGGCCACGGGGATGGCGACCACCCGCCTGGTGTATGTAGCCGACCGCGAAGCGGATCTGATGGAAATGATGCTGCGCGCCCAGACGCTGGGCACGCCGGCCGACTGGCTGGTGCGGGCCAAGCACAACCGTTGCTTGCCAGAGGGCGCGAAGCTGTGGTCGCACACCTGCGCAGGCGAGCCGCTGGGCGAGATCGTGTTCACGATGGGCTCGCGCCACGGCCAGAAGGCGCGCGAGGTGCGCCAGCAACTGTGGGCCCGACGGGTCAGCCTGCCTGCGGGCAAGGCGGGCACGGTATCGGCCACCTGCATCGTGGCGCGCGAGATCGGCGCGCCGGCCGGCACCAAGCCCGTGGAGTGGCGCCTGCTCACCAACCGGGAAGCTGCGACGGCTGCCGACGTGGTCGAGCTGATCGACTGGTATCGGGCGCGCTGGGAGATCGAGACTTTCTTTCACGTGCTCAAGAACGGCTGTCGGATCGAAGCGCTGCAACTGTCCGCCATCGAGCGCCTGGAGCGCGCGCTGGCGTTGTTCATGGTCGTCGCCTGGCGCATCGCGCATCTGATGCGCACCGGCCGAACCTGCCCCGAGCTGGATGCCACGCTCTTCTTCGACCCCGACGAGATCCGCGGCGCGTATCTGCTCACGAAGAAGAAACCGCCCGCCACCCCGCCCACCATCAACGAAGTGCTGCGCCTGATCGCCACCCTCGGCGGCTTCCTGGCGCGCAAGGGCGACGGCGAGCCGGGTGTGAAGACCATCTGGCTGGGCTTGCAGCGCGTCATGGATGCCGCCGCCACCATACAGGCGCTACGCGATGAGGCGGCCTGAGTTGTGTATAACGACATGACTTAAACCAACGGACCAACGGCGAAACCCGGCAGTAAGTTACAGTCACTTCGACGGACCTCCAAGCTTCAATGCCGAACGGGTGAAGTGTAACAGCGACAGACCGCTTCTGGCCGACAGCACGAGTTCCGATCTCTTCCGGGAAGCAGCCGGCCGCTCGCCGGTGAACAATCAGACTCCGATCAACAGGCAAGGAGTCTCGCATGGAATCCTATGAGCATCGGGATCCCTGGAACAAGGGAAAGCTAGTGAGAAGGCGCCGCTCAAGCCCAAAGACGTCCGGGCATCCGTATCCATCTGCAGAACGCCCACGAGGTGCGTGACCTCGCCATGTTCAACCTCGCGATCGACAGCAAGCTCCGAGGCTGTGATCTCGTCAGCCTGCGGGTTCGCGACGTGACGCACGGAATCCAGGTGCTCTCAAGGGCGATGGTCGTGCAGCGGACGACGCAGCGGCCGGTCCAGTTCGTGATCCAGACCGCGTTGCTCGACCCCTTGCGCTGGACCCTTTTTGCTCGCGCACCTGAAGAGCGAGGACCAGCGGTGCGCAGACGAGTCGTTGTGGATATCCCGGCGGCGGGTGGGCGCGCTCACGGCGTGCGCAGCCGCGCGGCCGCAAACTCCTCCTGCCACAGGCGCGTGCCTGCGGCATTCCACGCGGCGACGCGCAGCAACCGCGCGCCGGCCGGCCCGGAGAACTCCAGCGTGCAGAAGTTGCGCTGTGTGACCAGCGTCACGGGCACCTCGCGCACCGGGAATGGGCGGGGATGCACGCGCGCGGTCAGCGGCGAGCAGGTGAGCTCGGTCAGCGGGTAAGTGCCGGGGCGCTCGCGCTCGGTCAGGTGAGTGTAGTGGATGTCGCCGGAGAGAAAGAACACGCCGTCGATGCGCTCTGTAGCGAGCCAGTCGAGGAACGCCTGGCGCTCGCGCGGGAAGTTGTGCCAGCCCTCACCGCCGCGGCTCTCCGGCGACGGGCGGTCGCTGAGCATGCGGCTGCCGTTGGCGACCAGCTTGAAGGTGGCAAGCGAGTCGCGCAGCGCTGCCTTGAGCCACGCGAGCTGCGCCGCGCCCAACATCGTCCGCGCCGGGTCCTCGCCGGCATCGTCGTCGCGGTGGTAACGGTCGTCGAGCAGGAACAGCTCGACGTCGCCGAGCGGCACCCGGGCGAAGATCCCGGGCACGCCGGGCAGTCCGTAGCTGGGGTTCGCCCAGTAGTCCTGGAACAGCTCCAGCGATGTCCCCTTGAGCGCGAAGTCGCGGTTCGAGTTGTTCGGGCCGTAGTCATGGTCGTCCCAGATCGCGACGTGCTGGCCGGTGCGCAGCAGCCGCTGCAGCGACGCGAAGCCGCGCGTGGCCGCCCAGCGCCGCTGCATCCGCGCGCCGGCCTCGTCCGCGGGCGCGAAGTCGCCGTCGCGGTAGTAGATGCTGTCCCCGAGCCACAGCATCACGTCGGGCCGCCGTGCGACGATGGTATCGAAGATCTCGAAGCCGGCGCCGAAGGAGTCCGGCGTGACCTCGTAAGGGGGGTCGGGGACGTAGTTGCACGAGCCGGTGGCGATGACCAGCTCGCGAGGCGCGGCAGGATCCGCGGGCGCGGTGGTGAACGCCGGCACGTCGCCGAGCTCGACCGGGGTCCCGTCGAGCAGCACGCGGTAGGCGTAGCGGGTGGCGGCGTGCAGACCGTCGAGGTCGACGCGCGCGGTGTGGCCGCGCTCCGGGCTGACGGCGACGGGCGCGCTGCGCCGCGCCGCGTCAGGCTGCCCGTGCGGCCAGTACTCGAGCTGCACGTGGGCGGGGCCGTCGGTCATCAGCCACACGACTACGCGCCCGGACGTCGCCGGCCCGGCCATCGGGCCGCCGGCCAGGTTAGCTGCGCTGGCGCCGGCCGCGTGCAGCGCCAGCAGCAGCCAGGGCAGCGCCAGGCGGCGCAGGGCGCGCCACGCGAGGCCGGGGCACAATAGGGGGACGGACCTGGCGGCATGCAGCGGGCTACGGTGTGAATAGAACCCGTGTAGGACGCAATAGCCGAAGATCATTGCGCCGCATGCCTCATTCCATCTCACCGTGCGCATCGGCGAGACCACTCCCTGCCCAATCGAGCGAATAGACCCCCCACGCCCCACCTTGTCACTGCCGGATGTAAGTTGATACGGGCTGCCGATTGAAAGTTGATACACCGAGTTGAGAAGATCGGGCCATTTGGAGCCCGGGTGATCACAGACGAGGTGTATGTGGAAATCGAACTGTTGAGGCGTCACGGGTTGAGCCTTCGGCGGATCGCCGCCGAGGTGGGGTGTGCGGTGAACACGGTGCGTGCGCACCTGGCGTCGCCGGAGCTGCCACGCTACGCGCGCAAGGTCCAGCGGGTGACGAAGCTGGCGCCCTTCGAGGCGTACTTGCGCGAACGCCAGGCGGCGGCGCATCCGCACTGGATTCCGGCCTCGGTCCTGATGCGTGAGATCGTGGCGCAGGGCTATCAGGGTGGCGCCAGCCAGCTGCGCGCGTTCATGCACATGCTCAAGCCGGCGCAGCCATCGGAGCCGGTGGTGCGCTTCGAGACGGCGCCGGGCCACCAGATGCAGGTCGACTGGGTGGAGTTTCGCAAGGGCGCGCAGCCGCTGTACGCGTTCTGCGCCACGCTCGGCTACAGCCGCATGAGCTACGTCGAGTTTGTCACCGACATGAAGGTGACGACGCTGATCGGCTGCCACGAGCGCAGCTTCGCGGCGTTCGGGGGCGTGGTGCGCCAGGTGCTGTACGACAACATGAAGACCGTGGTGCTCGAGCGCGATGTCGACGGCGAAGGCGCGCACCGCTACCACGCCGGCTTTCTGGACTACGCCCGTCACGCCGGGTTCGTGATCAAGCTGTGCCGCCCCTATCGGGCACGGACCAAGGGCAAGGTGGAGCGCTTCAACGGCTATCTGCGGCGCTCGTTCTACGTGCCGCTGGTGGCGCAGTTCAAGCAGGCCGGTCTGGTGCTCGACGCCGCCACGGCCACGGTGCAGGTGCGCCGCTGGCTCGACGAAGTCGCCAACGTGCGCGTGCATGGCACCACCGGCGAGCAACCGGTAGCGCGGCTGGCGGCCGAACGGGCTGCGCTGCAGGCGCTGGCACCGCCGTGGCGGGGCGACATCGAGGGCGCCCGGCCGCAGGCTGAGGCGGCACACGACGAGGGCCCCGTGCGCCCGCCCGCCGTGCGTGCGCACCTCGAAACGGCGCAACCCGCCCAGCATCCGCTGGCCGTCTACGACGCGTTGCTGCAGACGCTGCAACAGGCGCAGGAGATCGGCGCATGAACCTGCAATACGAACGGATCCAGGCGCTGTGCCAGACGCTGAGCCTGCCGCTCACCGCCCAAGGCTATGCCGCAGCGGCCCAGCAGGCGGCCACCGATCAACTGGCCTACAGCGACTTCCTCGAACAGTTGCTGCGGGCCGAGGCGGCCGGTCGTCAGAGCCGCAAGCAAAGCATGCTCACGCGCCTGGCGGGCTTCCCCGCGATCAAGACGCTGGAGGATTTCGACTATGGCTTTGCCAGCGGGCTCAAGCGCAGCCAGATCGAGGAGTTGGCCAGCCTCGCCTTCGTCGAGCGTGC
Coding sequences within it:
- a CDS encoding DNA/RNA non-specific endonuclease, producing MRTRSVVALAALLLTTTNYAAGNGFRSCPDAFPGPPPVIKRSADWKLRELCYDAFALLHSGKTRTPLFVVEKLTRASLADADDEERTNRFFADARLPRLERAHLEDYYRSGFDHGHMAPAADMPTAQAMAQSFSLANVVPQAPNNNRRVWAKVERDTRAYVKRSGSTVHVFTGPAWQGHRATIGSSPVAVPTHVYKLVYDATKNRAWAHWLPNTDEARLGRPISYEALTQHLGFELLPGKRPSP
- a CDS encoding GIY-YIG nuclease family protein: MAKGFLYVLTNPTMPGLTKVGKTTREPDIRVAELSSPTGVPQPFSLAFQQPVADCHSAEAWVHSELERGGYRHAQNREFFNAPLHVVVQIVAQAAKLIPITAGDGEDARQISTQSSEQLAEDLYDLGFAYMNGTDTTLPDTGKAVKCFEQAAALGHAAACSAAGSMYRWGSGGVKQDLEMALSIYLRSVDLGTWSDLAVIAGIFAERKQTDTAKKYWNQFFEAARDNYGEVRDLNIRLYGVWYCEAVATGELEHSVDDLTVVHFASLLVAGIENWIATLDDDQDKGYAEFKQGRLRAARMFIERLKAEATSQ
- a CDS encoding superinfection exclusion B family protein, giving the protein MIAEAAKTFLEFLKLAPRYLIALGVMAAVLLFSSEVFLKFIGVFEFAQDNRPMLGLTLVVTGALFAVSVAGDGIALVKQRWLRRHRYRRVAERLQCLTEDEKQILRSYLAANTRANTLRIDDGVVQGLKANGIIHLSASVGNALEGFAHNISDFAWDYLHVHPHLLEGTTNTCRTDKRESYW
- a CDS encoding IS4-like element ISAzo5 family transposase, with amino-acid sequence MGDLLATKSWVVEEFAGMALGDERLNKRAKVLMERLSAKPTAGIPMACRGWGETVAAYRFLGNDEVDWQAILAPHWERTRSRMRAHPVVLCLQDTTELDFNGQGIAGLGRLNYEARRGMYLHPTYAVTPEREPLGVLDAWMWAREDVDEPGERTSIKESARWPEGYERVAELATGMATTRLVYVADREADLMEMMLRAQTLGTPADWLVRAKHNRCLPEGAKLWSHTCAGEPLGEIVFTMGSRHGQKAREVRQQLWARRVSLPAGKAGTVSATCIVAREIGAPAGTKPVEWRLLTNREAATAADVVELIDWYRARWEIETFFHVLKNGCRIEALQLSAIERLERALALFMVVAWRIAHLMRTGRTCPELDATLFFDPDEIRGAYLLTKKKPPATPPTINEVLRLIATLGGFLARKGDGEPGVKTIWLGLQRVMDAAATIQALRDEAA
- a CDS encoding alkaline phosphatase D family protein, encoding MIFGYCVLHGFYSHRSPLHAARSVPLLCPGLAWRALRRLALPWLLLALHAAGASAANLAGGPMAGPATSGRVVVWLMTDGPAHVQLEYWPHGQPDAARRSAPVAVSPERGHTARVDLDGLHAATRYAYRVLLDGTPVELGDVPAFTTAPADPAAPRELVIATGSCNYVPDPPYEVTPDSFGAGFEIFDTIVARRPDVMLWLGDSIYYRDGDFAPADEAGARMQRRWAATRGFASLQRLLRTGQHVAIWDDHDYGPNNSNRDFALKGTSLELFQDYWANPSYGLPGVPGIFARVPLGDVELFLLDDRYHRDDDAGEDPARTMLGAAQLAWLKAALRDSLATFKLVANGSRMLSDRPSPESRGGEGWHNFPRERQAFLDWLATERIDGVFFLSGDIHYTHLTERERPGTYPLTELTCSPLTARVHPRPFPVREVPVTLVTQRNFCTLEFSGPAGARLLRVAAWNAAGTRLWQEEFAAARLRTP
- the istA gene encoding IS21-like element ISAzo17 family transposase, with the translated sequence MITDEVYVEIELLRRHGLSLRRIAAEVGCAVNTVRAHLASPELPRYARKVQRVTKLAPFEAYLRERQAAAHPHWIPASVLMREIVAQGYQGGASQLRAFMHMLKPAQPSEPVVRFETAPGHQMQVDWVEFRKGAQPLYAFCATLGYSRMSYVEFVTDMKVTTLIGCHERSFAAFGGVVRQVLYDNMKTVVLERDVDGEGAHRYHAGFLDYARHAGFVIKLCRPYRARTKGKVERFNGYLRRSFYVPLVAQFKQAGLVLDAATATVQVRRWLDEVANVRVHGTTGEQPVARLAAERAALQALAPPWRGDIEGARPQAEAAHDEGPVRPPAVRAHLETAQPAQHPLAVYDALLQTLQQAQEIGA